Part of the Synechococcus sp. HK01-R genome is shown below.
CCAGTTGGCGTCGACTGCAGCGGCAGGGGTAGAGGTCTCCGCTCCGACGCCAATGGGACAGCACAGAGTTGTAAAGCCCCCGGCGCTGGCTTTGCAGGATCGGAGGGCCATCCCAGTGCAATCCCAGCCAATGCAGATCTGCACAGGCGCTGTCGATCGCTCCGGCGCGCAGACGCGGCGTATCGAGATCATCGAAGCGCAGCAGCCAGGTGCCGTTCTCATGGCGTGCCGCTAGCCAGGAGAGCAGGGCGGTGGCCAGGTTGCCGCGGTGCAGCGGTCCAGAAGGGGTGGGTGCGAAACGACCCCGATAGCCCTGAGTCCGCAGGCGCTGGCCTTCCGAGATCCATTGCTCTAGATGGTCAGGGGTCGGGCGCATGCCATCGGCCATCAAAAAAGCGGCCCCAAGGGGCCGCTTCGATCCTGAACGATGGATGGGATCAGCCCTGGACGCGATCCTTGAACATCTTGCCGGCGGTGAAGGCGGGAACGCGCTTGGCGGGAATCTTGATCTTTTCGCCGGTCTTGGGGTTCAGACCCTGACGGGCGGAACGCTCGCGGGGCTCGAAGGAGCCGAAACCGAGGATGGAGACCTTCTTGCCTTCAACAACGGAATCGATGATGGTTTCGATGGCGGCGTCGACCACCAGGGAGACGTCGGTCTTGGTCAGCTCGGTGCGAGCGGCAACGAGGTTGACGAGGTCAGCTTTGTTCATGTGAGGAGGCGTGGGATGCGGAAGCGGGTTGGCGATGCGGAAGGCGACATCCGCATGGGCTTGTCCAAGCGCGACAATCGTATGGAGGCTGCGCCGGTGCGGCAACCGAAAGACCCCGCGCCGCAACGCTTTACGACGGTAGGTCTGCGAAACCTGCCGTTGGGCTTGAGGGCATCCAGCTCTCCCAGGGGCTGAGTCGCTCGCCGCGCAGGGCGCCAAGCCCAGCGCCAGATGCCAGTGCTGGCCTTTGATCTGGAGGAATCCAATCGCGCAGTCGCTCGAGGCTGCGCTGCTGACGCGGCCAGTGGAAGCTGCGGCGATGGCGCAATGGGGCCAGCTGACCCACTGCCACAGGGATGAGCAAACGGCCACAGAACAGCAGGTCCCAAGGGGGTGGAGCATGCAACACGCAGCTGCCGGGAGAGGGGCCAGGCGTCCAGAGCAGGCGCAGGCCTGCCGCGGTGGTGTGCGTGTCTGCGAAAGTCTCGAGCGGATCGACGCCTGGCAGCAGATAGGCCTCCTGTTCCTGCACCAGCACCGGCCAGCCCAGGTGTTCCTGCAGGCGTCGCACGCGCCCATGGCCCTCTCGACTGGTGAGAACGATTCGGGGTGTACGGCCTGCCGCCAGCTCCTGCAGGGCCTTGAGGCTGCTTTCGGTCAGGGGCGGGCAGTCGATCAAGACCGGCTCCGGATCGCTGTCAAGCCACCAGGCGGAGCCCCCGCGACAGTCGCGATTGGGGGGAAACAGCCATAGGAAGGGGAGGATCTGCTGCGGCGGACGTCCTGATTCCAGAACCGAGGGAAGAGGCATGGGCTGATGGGAACGGCCGCAAGCATTAGTTTGAGCGCAGTGAGGACCGCGCCCTGCGGTCGGGGATCCTTGAGCACGATCCAGCGCGGCAGACCCTGGCCCCTGGGCAGTTCGCTCACGTCTGGAGGGGTGAACTTTTCCCTGGCGGCACCGGCGGCCAACCGGGTGGAGCTGTTGCTGTTCGCCGATGGCGATGCCCCCCAGCCCGAGCGCATTATTGACCTTGGCCCCGAGCATCGCTCCGGTGATTACTGGCATGTGGAGGTGGAGGGCCTGCGGGCCGGTGCCTGTTATGGCTACCGGGTGTTCGGTCCGCTGGAGCCGGGTGGCCACGGCTTCCGTCCCGCCAAGGTGGTGCTGGACCCATGCGCGCGGGCGATCAGCGGCTGGGGTGTCTATCGCCGGGCTGCGGCGACGGGCGCTCCCCCCAACACCGACTGCTGCTTGAAGGCGGTGGTGTGCGAGCGGGATGCCTTTGATTTCAATGCCCATCCCAGGCCACGCCACCCCTGGAATCGCACCGTCATTTACGAGCTGCATGTGGGTGGCTTTACCCGCCGCAGTGACAGCGGCGTCGCCCCTGAGCGTCGGGGCACGTTGAGAGGGGTGATCGACAAACTTCCTTATCTCAAGGATCTGGGGGTCACAGCGATCGAACTGCTGCCGATCCAGGCCTTTGATCCCCAGGACGCTCCGATCGGTCGCGACAACATTTGGGGATACAGCCCCCTGAGCTGGTTCGCTCCTCACCACGGCTACATCGACGGAAACGATCCGCTTCAAGCTCGACAGCAGGTGCGAGAGCTCGTGGCCGCTTGCCACGATGCCGGCCTCGAGGTGCTCCTGGATGTGGTCTACAACCACACCACGGAGGGCAATCACCATGGCCCCACGCTCAGCTGGCGGGGCGTGGGTGATCGTCTCTACTACCACCAGAACGCCAAAGGCGATTACCTCGATGTGAGCGGGTGCGGCAACAGCATTGCCGCCAATCGCCCCCTGGCTCGGCAGCTGATCCTCGAGTCGATGCGCTGCTGGGCAATCGAGCTGGGGATTGACGGCTTCCGCTTTGATCTCGGTATCGCTTTGAGTCGTGGGGAGGGGCTCAAGCCCCTCGACCATCCGCCCCTGTTTGAGGCGATCGAAGCCGATCCGCTCCTCAGTGATCTCAAGTTGGTGAGCGAACCCTGGGATTGTGGCGGCCTTTATCGGCTCAGCGACTTCCCGGCGGAGCGGATCGGAGCCTGGAACGGACGCTTCCGCGATGACGTTCGCAGCTTCTGGAAGGGAGATGAAAACAGCACCTGGAAGATCGGTCAGCGAATGCGCGGTAGTCCGGATCTGAACGGTGGTCGGCCCCTGACCCTGGGGCGGTCGGTGAATTTCATCACCGCCCATGACGGTTTCACCCTGATGGATCTGGTGAGTTTCAACGGCAAGCACAACCTCGCAAATGGGGAGGACAACCGCGATGGCGAAAACCACAACAGCAGTTGGAATCACGGGGTGGAAGGCCCAAGCAGCGATCGGGCGGTGACCGCCCTGCGCCGCCGTCAACAGCGCAACCTGCTCACGTCTCTGCTGCTCAGTCGGGGTGTGCCGATGCTTCTGATGGGCGATGAAGTGGGGCGTAGTCAGGGGGGCAACAACAACACCTGGTGTCAGGACAGCCCCCTGAGCTGGATGATCTGGGGCGATGACCATTGCGATCGGGATCTGCAGACCTATGTGCGGCGTTTGCTGCGCCTGCGTCAGCAGATGGAGGATTTGATCAACCCAAGCCAGCCGATCGCTGAATCACCGTTGCCGCGGTCCGGTGATCCTGATCAGCTGTGGCGCCAGTGGCACGGGGTGGAACTGGGCAAGCCCGACTGGGCCAGCTGGTCCCATTGTCTGGCCGCCAGCCTGCAGCGCGGTACCCGCGGCGCGGTGCTCTGGATTGGCTTCAACAGCTACTTCAAGGCGATGCATTTCGATCTGCCTGAACCGGCCTCCCCCTGGCATCGCCTCATCGACACCGCCCTGCCAGCAGGAGATGACCTGCCCGAGCGACCGGAGAGCTGGAGTCCCTCCGGGGTGCCCCTGGAGGCGCGCAGCCTGGTGGTGATGGTGGCCAGGGAGATGCTCAGCCCGCTCAGCTGAAGGCGGCGGCGGCCTTGCGTTGGATGCTCAGTTCAAGCTGCCTGCGCTTGTCTTCCACGAGATGGAAGCTGCTGACCACCGTGCAGGCCTCGATTCCGTCCTGCCGCAGGCAGACCCTGATCGCTCCATCGTCGAGCTGTTGTGTTTCCAGTGGCATCGCGAACCCTCGGATCATTCAGCCTGCCGCCGTTGGCGGAGCGCAGCCAGTGGTGCGCCCTAAAATCATTCCGATGAATGGCGGGCTGATGAACGGTTTTCCCCGGTTTGGGGCAGCGCTGCTGGTCACCGTTGCAGCTGTTGGAACTGCCAATGCAGCGATCTCTGGTGACTGTGATTTGCCATTGGGTCAGACCTGGGCGCCGATGTTGCCTGCTCAGGCTTCCTTGCGGCTCGCCAACCATGGCTTGATTCCCTGCCGGGAGCGAGGTGACGCAGTGACCGCCCAGGCTGGTGCGGCCTTGGCCTTTCAGTGCGATCGCTTTCAGATCGATCTGACCGAACAGCACTCTGGCACTGGGGTGTCCGCAGTGGCACTGAACCAGTTCATGGATCAGCGCTTTGTGTTTCAGGGCCCCAAGGTGCGGATCAAGAAGCAGTGCGATCCCGGTCGAAGCGTGACACTCACCCGCTTGATCAAGCTCAGAGGTGAGGGGGTGAGTGTGGACTTCTCTCAGACCTGGCAATGGCGTCCCCAGGAGCAGCCATTTCCTGCGGATCTCTGATTCGGTTGCTGTTGCCACGCTCTCCAGAGCCGATGGCTGATTGACTGCGCTCAATCCAGGGAGAGTTTGCATGGAACTGCTCGTCATCGCTGCTCTGGCGATTCCTTTGTCGACCCTGGTGATGCAGGCGCTCTCCAATGAGCATGAGGACGATTACGACTTCCTTTGATGGCTCAACGCCCCCTGTTGGATTCGAACCAACGACCGGCTGCTTAGAAGGCAGCTGCTCTATCCAGCTGAGCTAAGGGAGCATCGGCTCATCTTGGCAGCTTGCATGGACTGCAACGCCTAAGCTGATGAGCTTGCAGTCCATGGCAGATGGCGCCTAGCCGGCTCAGCGACAGGCAAAAACAGGAGCTGGTGGAGCGCTATCGCGCTGGCGAGAGCAGTGCTCAGCTTGCCGAGGCGTTCGGTTGCAGCCCCAACACCGTAAGCCGCACGGTTCGGAGCGCGCTCACTCCTGAGGAGTACGAAGCCCTCAAGAAGGGGCGGGGGGGGCGTCCCTTCTTGAAGGTTTCAACGCCGACGCTGGCTCCACCTGCCGAAGACACGCCAAGTGCTGAAGTCTCAGCAGAGGAGGATCCCGCCAGCCTGGCCCTCGATGATGCCGACGATTTCGCCGATGATCCCGATCCTGGCGACGACCTCGAGCCAGGGGACCCTGATTCCGGCAGCGAGCCCGAGCAGGAATTCCATACGGTGGCTGTCCTCACCGATCAGATCCCCGCGGATCCTGGTCTCCCGGCCGAGTGCCGTCCGATCGGCCCTGGCGTGCTTCCGGAGAGCGTCTACATGCTGGTGGACAAGCTGGTGGAGCTGGATCCCAGGCCCCTCAGTGATTTCCCCGAGCTCGGCGCGATCGCCAGTGAAGATCAGGAACGGCAGTCTCTGGCCCTGTTCGCCAGTCCCCGTACTGCCAAGCGGCAGTGCGGTCGCAATCAGCGCGTGATCAAAATTCCCGACAGCCAGGTGTTCGAACGCACCACCTCTTATCTCGTCGCTCGGGGCATCACCAGGCTTGTGCTGGATGGGTCACTGATCGCTCTCGACGCCTGAGTCGTCCGTTCAGGGTTCTCTGGGGGGCATCAGCACCGCCGCCAGGCTGCCGCCACTGAGCACACCGATGACCAGGCTCACGCCTACGAGAAATCCGGAGGGCAATGGCGCCGTGCGGCCGAAGCCAAGATTGAGCGCATGGCGTTCGTTGAGGTTCTGGGCACCAAGGCAGAGCACCAGCAGCAGGAGTCCGGCACCCCCGAGGCTCAGCAGTAGCAGGCGCAGCCGTAGCAGCATCAGTCCCGATCGCTCTGCGCACAGTCTGATCGCTCGGGGATGGCTGTTGAGCTCGAGTGGCCTGTCGAGCTTGGGGGCTCCTCCTGGTGCAGCAGGGCATAGAGCTCCCGCTTGGAGCGGTCACCGCCGCTGGCTAGTTGTTTGGCGGCGGCATTGGCGCTGAGACCGCTTGCAATCAACACCTGCAATTGGTCGCGCCAGTACTGGTCATCATGCGTCTCCTTGCGTGGCGCGGGCGCGCCTCCCAGCACCAGGGTGAACTCCCCCTGGGGCGCCAGGGCATGAAAGTGCAGACGTGCTGCTTCCACGGTGGGGCCCACCTGTTGTTCATGGCGTTTGGTCAGTTCCCTTGCCACCTGCAGCGGCCGTTGCGGGCCGCAGAGTTCTTCGAGCTCATCCAGGAGCTGCAACAGGCGATGCGGCGCTTCGTAGAGAACGCTGGTGCACGGTTGCTCGCTGATCTGCTGCAGCCGCTCCCGTCGTTCCCGCCCCTTGGCGGGCAGAAAACCCTCAAAGCAGAACCTGGCGCTGGGCAGGCCGCTGCTCACAAGGGCGGTTGTTGCCGCGCAGGGGCCAGGGATGCAAATCACGTCATGCCCGGCGGCGCGCGCGGCGGCGACCAGCTCCTCGCCCGGGTCGCTGATGCCCGGTAAGCCCGCATCACTGATCACCGCCACGCTTCGGCCCTGCTCCAGTTCTGCCAGCAGCTGGGGCAGGCGCGTGCGGGTGTTGTGTTGATGAAAGCTGCAGCGGCGGGCTGTCGATCCAAGACTGCTCAGCAGCTGGCCGCTGTGGCGGGTGTCTTCGCAGGCAATGGTGTCAACGGCCAGCAGCAGCGCCTTGGCTCGAGGCGAGAGATCCCCGAGATGTCCGATCGGTGTGCCCACCACGTAGAGCACTCCGGCATCCGGTTCAGCCCGCTGCTTCACAATGGCTCCGCCCAGAGATCTCCATGATGCCGAGCCCCCTGACCTTGCCCGCCGGGATCGATCAGGAGGCCCTGTTGCAGGCCCTGCGTCCCCTCTGCTGGGGAGCCGCTGACATCCTGCGGGCCTATGCCCGCGGCGAGCAGCCCCCGCATGGTTTTCCCAAGGCGTTGAGTGTTGATGACGGCGGGGAGGGCCCGGTGTCTGCGGCTGACCTCGCCGTGAACAAGTGGTTGCTGGACGGTCTGTCCGCCGCGTTCCCCGATGCCGATTGGACGCTGCTCAGTGAGGAGACCGCTAAAGAGCAGCTCACGGAGGGGCAACCTGTGCCGGCCGAATGGCTGTGGATTCTCGATCCCCTGGATGGCACCAAGGATTTTCTGCAGGGCACAGGCGAATACGCCGTTCATCTGGCTCTGGTGCGCGACAAGCGGCCGGTCGTTGGTGTTGTATTGCTGCCGGAAGCTGATGAGCTGTGGATCGGCATTGTTGGTGAGGGTGCCTGGTGTGAAGACCGTCAGGCTGAGCGGTCACCGGTGCGTTTCAGCGACAGAACCGCGGTTTCGGATCTGATCTTGGTGGCCAGCCGCAGCCACCGCGATGACCGTCTGGTCAGGTTGATTGAGGCCTTCGAGCTCGGCGGTTCCAAAGCCGTGGGCAGCGTTGGCTTCAAGGTGGCCACGATCCTGAGAGGCGAAACCGATCTCTACATCTCCCTGTCCGGTCGGAGTGCCCCCAAGGACTGGGACATGGCGGCTCCCGAGGCCGTCTTGCTGGCCGCTGGTGGCGCTTTCACGCACGCCGATGCTCGTGCCCTCGGCTACAACACGGGCGACGTGCGTCAGGCCGGCTGCCTGATCGCCAGCCATGGGAAAGCCCATGCCGCGCTTTGTGAGCAGGCGACATGGGCGATGGCCTCGATTGATCCTGGCTTTCAGGTCTGAGGGAAGGCTGAGGTGTGCGCCCCTCAGGTCAGTGGCGCAACGGGGGTGGGAGCGGGTTCAGGCTCGGGCTCTTCCCCGTTCTGAGGAACACCGCGTAGCGTGAGGTTGATGCGGCCGCGATTGTCGATTTCGCGGACGCGCACGGTGACCTCGTCGCCCACCTTCACCACGTCTTCCACCTTCTCCACCCGAGCTTCGGAGAGCTGGGAGATGTGGATCATGCCCTCCTTGCCGGGGAGGATCTCCACGAAGGCACCGATCGGAATGATCCGGGTGATGGCGCCGCTGAACACCTCGCCCTCGTTCACTTTGCGGGTGAGGCCCTCGATGATCTTCTGGGCTTCTTCAGCGGCAGCTCCGTCGTGGGAGGCGATGGTGACAATGCCGCTGTCTTCGATGTCGATCTTGGTGTTGGTGCGCTCGGTGATGCCCTTGATCGTGCGACCACCAGGTCCGATCACCGTGCCAATCAGCTCAGGATCGATGCGGAAGCTGAGCAGACGCGGCGCATGGGGAGAGAGGCCCTCCCGTGGCGTGTCGATCGCCTCCATCATTTTTTCGAGGATGTGCAGACGGGCCGGGCGTGCCTGATTCACCGCTTCGGCGATGGTGTTCACG
Proteins encoded:
- a CDS encoding HU family DNA-binding protein, yielding MNKADLVNLVAARTELTKTDVSLVVDAAIETIIDSVVEGKKVSILGFGSFEPRERSARQGLNPKTGEKIKIPAKRVPAFTAGKMFKDRVQG
- a CDS encoding MBL fold metallo-hydrolase, which translates into the protein MPLPSVLESGRPPQQILPFLWLFPPNRDCRGGSAWWLDSDPEPVLIDCPPLTESSLKALQELAAGRTPRIVLTSREGHGRVRRLQEHLGWPVLVQEQEAYLLPGVDPLETFADTHTTAAGLRLLWTPGPSPGSCVLHAPPPWDLLFCGRLLIPVAVGQLAPLRHRRSFHWPRQQRSLERLRDWIPPDQRPALASGAGLGALRGERLSPWESWMPSSPTAGFADLPS
- a CDS encoding glycogen-debranching protein gives rise to the protein MSTIQRGRPWPLGSSLTSGGVNFSLAAPAANRVELLLFADGDAPQPERIIDLGPEHRSGDYWHVEVEGLRAGACYGYRVFGPLEPGGHGFRPAKVVLDPCARAISGWGVYRRAAATGAPPNTDCCLKAVVCERDAFDFNAHPRPRHPWNRTVIYELHVGGFTRRSDSGVAPERRGTLRGVIDKLPYLKDLGVTAIELLPIQAFDPQDAPIGRDNIWGYSPLSWFAPHHGYIDGNDPLQARQQVRELVAACHDAGLEVLLDVVYNHTTEGNHHGPTLSWRGVGDRLYYHQNAKGDYLDVSGCGNSIAANRPLARQLILESMRCWAIELGIDGFRFDLGIALSRGEGLKPLDHPPLFEAIEADPLLSDLKLVSEPWDCGGLYRLSDFPAERIGAWNGRFRDDVRSFWKGDENSTWKIGQRMRGSPDLNGGRPLTLGRSVNFITAHDGFTLMDLVSFNGKHNLANGEDNRDGENHNSSWNHGVEGPSSDRAVTALRRRQQRNLLTSLLLSRGVPMLLMGDEVGRSQGGNNNTWCQDSPLSWMIWGDDHCDRDLQTYVRRLLRLRQQMEDLINPSQPIAESPLPRSGDPDQLWRQWHGVELGKPDWASWSHCLAASLQRGTRGAVLWIGFNSYFKAMHFDLPEPASPWHRLIDTALPAGDDLPERPESWSPSGVPLEARSLVVMVAREMLSPLS
- a CDS encoding helix-turn-helix domain-containing protein, which encodes MAPSRLSDRQKQELVERYRAGESSAQLAEAFGCSPNTVSRTVRSALTPEEYEALKKGRGGRPFLKVSTPTLAPPAEDTPSAEVSAEEDPASLALDDADDFADDPDPGDDLEPGDPDSGSEPEQEFHTVAVLTDQIPADPGLPAECRPIGPGVLPESVYMLVDKLVELDPRPLSDFPELGAIASEDQERQSLALFASPRTAKRQCGRNQRVIKIPDSQVFERTTSYLVARGITRLVLDGSLIALDA
- the rsmI gene encoding 16S rRNA (cytidine(1402)-2'-O)-methyltransferase — encoded protein: MKQRAEPDAGVLYVVGTPIGHLGDLSPRAKALLLAVDTIACEDTRHSGQLLSSLGSTARRCSFHQHNTRTRLPQLLAELEQGRSVAVISDAGLPGISDPGEELVAAARAAGHDVICIPGPCAATTALVSSGLPSARFCFEGFLPAKGRERRERLQQISEQPCTSVLYEAPHRLLQLLDELEELCGPQRPLQVARELTKRHEQQVGPTVEAARLHFHALAPQGEFTLVLGGAPAPRKETHDDQYWRDQLQVLIASGLSANAAAKQLASGGDRSKRELYALLHQEEPPSSTGHSSSTAIPERSDCAQSDRD
- a CDS encoding 3'(2'),5'-bisphosphate nucleotidase CysQ, giving the protein MMPSPLTLPAGIDQEALLQALRPLCWGAADILRAYARGEQPPHGFPKALSVDDGGEGPVSAADLAVNKWLLDGLSAAFPDADWTLLSEETAKEQLTEGQPVPAEWLWILDPLDGTKDFLQGTGEYAVHLALVRDKRPVVGVVLLPEADELWIGIVGEGAWCEDRQAERSPVRFSDRTAVSDLILVASRSHRDDRLVRLIEAFELGGSKAVGSVGFKVATILRGETDLYISLSGRSAPKDWDMAAPEAVLLAAGGAFTHADARALGYNTGDVRQAGCLIASHGKAHAALCEQATWAMASIDPGFQV